A DNA window from bacterium contains the following coding sequences:
- a CDS encoding CoA pyrophosphatase: MLRQQLRERLTRMTPTRIGSSSRTRAAVLIPFFDKGGTPCIIFTKRTDHVATHRGEICFPGGVMEETDSDLLNTALREVEEELAIPAANIEILGSLDEIRTVSSNFLVVPYVGYLKEIIPFSPNEWEVSEVLEIPFEHFTDPGIFHEETRVVDNQRLPVYFYQWESHMIWGVTGRILKSLLDLMLDSDGRPPRPPGRQGRLPSE, translated from the coding sequence ATGTTACGACAACAGCTCAGAGAACGGCTCACGCGTATGACGCCAACACGGATCGGATCTTCCAGCAGAACCCGCGCAGCCGTTTTGATTCCTTTCTTTGACAAAGGCGGAACACCCTGCATTATTTTCACGAAACGCACGGATCATGTGGCGACACATCGCGGTGAAATCTGTTTTCCGGGTGGAGTCATGGAGGAAACGGACTCCGATCTGCTGAACACTGCGCTGCGTGAAGTGGAGGAGGAACTGGCAATTCCGGCCGCGAATATCGAAATCCTGGGTAGCCTCGATGAAATCAGAACAGTTTCCAGCAATTTTCTTGTCGTTCCCTATGTCGGTTATCTCAAAGAAATCATTCCTTTCAGCCCGAATGAATGGGAAGTTAGCGAAGTCCTGGAAATCCCTTTTGAACACTTTACAGATCCTGGAATTTTCCATGAAGAAACGCGAGTTGTGGATAATCAAAGACTCCCTGTCTATTTTTATCAATGGGAATCGCATATGATCTGGGGTGTCACAGGACGCATATTGAAATCATTGTTGGATTTAATGCTTGATTCGGACGGCAGGCCTCCGCGCCCGCCTGGCAGGCAGGGACGCCTGCCCTCCGAATAA
- the queG gene encoding tRNA epoxyqueuosine(34) reductase QueG, whose amino-acid sequence MSETKIEALIKQEAIRIGFHLAGICSVGEGETVPFLETWLKNNFHGAMKYMENPKRGSPQAVLPSIRTMVVVGLNYRWPEGAVPDQEGMISKYAWSGDYHRIIKPMLAELARFIDHASPDASARAYVDTGPIVEKHWAQKAGLGWIGKHTNVINQQGSSWFFLGVILTGLALEPDPPAEDHCGTCIQCIEACPTGAIVQPYMLDARLCISYLTIELRESIPRELRPLIGNRIFGCDDCQDVCPWNRFAYAGDPRFNPKQEVLTARLRDYLQLSPEEFRTRFARTNVLRAKYRGFLRNCLVAAGNAKSSELRCDIEQHLKSDDEMIREHAVWALAQFDDAESRDCLQELRTKETSAAVLEELNHWLG is encoded by the coding sequence ATGAGCGAAACGAAAATCGAGGCGCTGATCAAACAGGAGGCCATACGGATCGGATTCCATCTCGCAGGCATCTGTTCCGTAGGGGAAGGGGAAACGGTGCCGTTCCTGGAAACCTGGTTGAAGAATAACTTTCACGGCGCAATGAAATACATGGAGAACCCAAAACGGGGGTCCCCGCAGGCAGTGCTTCCTTCAATCCGTACTATGGTTGTAGTAGGTCTGAACTATAGATGGCCTGAAGGCGCTGTTCCGGACCAGGAGGGAATGATCAGCAAATATGCGTGGAGCGGCGACTATCACAGGATCATAAAGCCCATGTTGGCGGAGCTGGCCCGGTTCATCGATCACGCTTCCCCGGATGCTTCCGCGCGCGCTTATGTGGATACAGGCCCCATCGTTGAAAAGCACTGGGCGCAGAAAGCTGGGCTCGGTTGGATCGGCAAGCACACGAACGTGATCAATCAACAGGGCAGTTCCTGGTTTTTCCTGGGAGTTATTCTTACCGGTCTAGCGTTGGAGCCTGATCCACCCGCTGAAGATCACTGTGGGACCTGCATTCAATGCATCGAAGCCTGTCCCACGGGGGCAATAGTGCAACCTTATATGCTGGATGCGAGGCTTTGCATTTCTTATCTGACGATCGAGCTGCGGGAATCGATCCCGCGAGAATTGCGTCCTTTGATCGGAAACCGGATTTTCGGTTGTGATGATTGCCAGGATGTGTGCCCATGGAATCGCTTTGCGTATGCGGGCGATCCACGCTTCAATCCGAAGCAAGAAGTTCTGACCGCGCGTTTGCGCGATTATCTTCAACTAAGCCCTGAAGAGTTCCGAACCAGGTTCGCCCGGACGAATGTGTTGCGGGCGAAATACAGAGGTTTCCTGCGGAATTGTCTGGTTGCTGCGGGAAACGCAAAAAGCTCGGAATTGCGCTGCGATATTGAGCAGCATTTGAAATCGGATGATGAAATGATCCGTGAGCATGCTGTGTGGGCTCTCGCTCAGTTCGATGATGCGGAATCGCGGGACTGTCTGCAGGAGCTTCGAACCAAGGAGACTTCTGCAGCCGTGTTGGAGGAGCTCAATCACTGGCTAGGATGA
- a CDS encoding DUF309 domain-containing protein — protein MHDPRLTEFIRLFNERKFFESHEILEELWLECVDDQKEFYRGLIQCAVALAHWQRNNRTGARQVGSRALATLRRFGKERERILVEKLVEDCENFLTSQESDFPRIILASD, from the coding sequence TTGCACGACCCGCGTCTGACAGAATTCATTCGACTCTTCAATGAACGAAAGTTTTTTGAATCCCATGAAATCCTGGAAGAATTATGGCTCGAGTGCGTGGATGATCAGAAAGAGTTTTATCGTGGGTTGATTCAATGCGCCGTTGCTCTGGCCCATTGGCAGCGCAACAATCGAACCGGCGCCAGGCAGGTCGGCTCACGCGCGCTCGCGACACTACGACGATTCGGCAAGGAGCGGGAAAGAATTCTGGTTGAAAAACTGGTCGAAGATTGTGAAAACTTTTTGACTTCGCAGGAATCAGATTTCCCACGTATCATCCTAGCCAGTGATTGA
- a CDS encoding VIT1/CCC1 transporter family protein — protein MKEQPPSLLKNYHGEEWHTPKGRAIREVIFGTNDGLITTLGFLGGVTGSISDKNVILLAVLAEIVAGAFSMASGAYISSKSQKEYFQKEIAREKREIEEDPEHEKHEIWEIYKERGFTDEEITILINRITSDKTLWLRFMLREELGLGEEASENPLRVGAIMGVSFLIGSVIPVLPYFFMNPHPALVTATIASLIFLFCLGAFKTRITKSGWLKSGLEMLGIGTASALVGYLVGSFISRLTQQ, from the coding sequence ATGAAAGAACAACCGCCGTCGCTTCTCAAAAACTACCATGGTGAGGAGTGGCACACTCCGAAAGGCCGGGCTATTCGCGAAGTAATTTTCGGAACGAACGACGGTCTCATCACTACGTTAGGCTTTCTTGGAGGAGTTACAGGCTCCATCAGCGACAAAAATGTAATTTTGCTTGCAGTGCTGGCGGAGATTGTGGCTGGAGCCTTTTCTATGGCCAGTGGCGCATATATCTCAAGTAAGTCACAAAAGGAATATTTTCAGAAAGAGATCGCGCGTGAGAAAAGGGAAATTGAAGAGGATCCGGAACATGAAAAGCATGAAATCTGGGAAATCTACAAAGAGCGCGGCTTTACCGATGAAGAGATCACGATTTTGATCAACCGGATCACTTCCGACAAGACTTTATGGCTTCGCTTTATGCTCCGGGAAGAATTAGGACTGGGTGAGGAAGCAAGTGAGAACCCACTTCGTGTGGGCGCAATCATGGGTGTGAGTTTCTTAATCGGATCCGTCATTCCCGTTCTTCCATATTTTTTTATGAATCCTCACCCTGCTCTCGTGACCGCCACCATCGCAAGTCTGATCTTCTTATTTTGTCTGGGCGCATTTAAAACCCGGATCACAAAATCAGGATGGCTCAAAAGCGGTCTGGAAATGCTCGGTATTGGAACGGCTTCAGCCTTGGTCGGTTATCTTGTCGGCAGTTTCATCTCGCGGTTGACACAGCAGTGA
- a CDS encoding ClcB-like voltage-gated chloride channel protein, protein MAEVESENKEGLKPFWLYPRWLENRPALQSRTLLFILAAVVGLLGGLGATLFKELSTLVQQLFLGGSGDPVEGALHLPWYQKLLLPFSGGVLAGLLLYLLPKEAKGHGVSEIMEAVTIRRGILNFRGAIVRSASSLMSIGSGASIGREGPIVQIAAAMASKAGQFFRVSKENQSILVGCGVAAGLAAAYNVPIAASFFVMEIIIGNFAIDIFAPLVISSVASTLVYRKMFGNDPVFGTPHFMMVSNWELIAYILLGVCSGIAAAFLRKALSYSDKQFNRLPGPIEWRLGVGGLLVGAIGILWPQVWGNGFTAINSILKNQMAIGLIAILFFMKLFATSISVGSGASGGVFTPTQFIGAMLGGVIGYVAHHLFPGYVAEPSAYALVGMGCLMAGTTYAPIMAIMMIFETTLNYEIILPLMLSCILSSTIAKQFHRDSIYAEKLRMKGISYDASLEESAMRMVRVSDLMRTDVPVIPASKRFKDVIHEVLKSRSNVIYVVEDTGKLVGSIDIHDLKEFLTEESLYSIVFARDLAMEVNTAMPEQSLVEVMDAMYLTDSDQLPVVENATTRKFLGVITRRDIIGAYSREVLKKKMLMAKFVTREKETEGIDYVEMPTGYRIGKVPLKQELEDQTLRETNFRTKFGLQVLEVLRNSGDGKQVRYIAEPGLKLKKGDALIVIGSEEDMQKYRL, encoded by the coding sequence ATGGCGGAAGTAGAATCGGAGAACAAGGAAGGCTTGAAGCCATTCTGGCTTTATCCGCGGTGGCTGGAGAATCGCCCTGCATTGCAAAGCCGCACACTCCTGTTCATTCTCGCGGCCGTCGTAGGACTGCTCGGTGGGCTTGGAGCTACGCTCTTTAAGGAACTTTCCACACTCGTTCAGCAGCTCTTTCTCGGTGGTTCCGGTGATCCTGTAGAAGGAGCTTTGCATCTGCCCTGGTATCAAAAACTACTGTTGCCTTTTTCGGGTGGAGTTCTGGCCGGCCTGTTGCTCTATCTGCTGCCGAAAGAAGCAAAAGGTCATGGTGTTTCGGAAATCATGGAAGCTGTGACCATCCGCAGAGGCATTCTTAATTTCCGCGGCGCAATTGTGCGTTCCGCATCTTCCTTGATGAGTATCGGCTCCGGCGCATCCATCGGCCGCGAAGGACCGATTGTTCAGATAGCCGCTGCGATGGCTTCCAAAGCAGGCCAGTTCTTTCGCGTGAGCAAAGAGAATCAGAGCATTCTTGTTGGATGCGGCGTTGCAGCAGGATTGGCGGCAGCTTACAACGTCCCCATCGCGGCGTCCTTCTTTGTGATGGAAATCATCATCGGCAATTTTGCAATCGATATTTTTGCACCACTCGTCATTTCCTCCGTTGCTTCGACTCTTGTGTATCGAAAAATGTTTGGAAATGATCCTGTATTCGGCACACCGCATTTCATGATGGTGTCCAACTGGGAGCTCATTGCTTACATTCTGCTGGGAGTCTGCTCAGGGATCGCGGCAGCGTTTCTCCGGAAAGCACTTTCCTATTCTGACAAGCAATTCAATCGTCTTCCCGGTCCGATTGAATGGAGGCTTGGTGTGGGTGGTCTGCTCGTGGGGGCAATCGGAATTCTTTGGCCGCAGGTCTGGGGGAACGGATTTACCGCAATCAACAGCATTTTGAAAAACCAGATGGCGATCGGTTTGATCGCAATTCTGTTCTTCATGAAATTGTTTGCGACTTCTATCAGCGTGGGTTCAGGAGCATCCGGCGGCGTATTTACGCCCACTCAGTTCATCGGCGCCATGCTGGGCGGCGTTATTGGGTATGTGGCGCATCATCTGTTTCCCGGTTATGTTGCCGAACCAAGCGCGTACGCCCTAGTTGGTATGGGATGTTTGATGGCAGGAACCACATACGCGCCAATCATGGCGATCATGATGATTTTTGAAACCACATTGAACTACGAAATCATTTTACCGCTCATGCTCTCCTGCATCTTAAGCAGCACGATTGCAAAACAATTCCATCGTGACTCGATCTACGCTGAAAAACTCCGCATGAAAGGAATCAGTTACGATGCAAGTCTGGAAGAATCTGCGATGCGCATGGTCCGCGTTTCCGATCTCATGCGGACTGATGTGCCTGTCATTCCTGCAAGCAAGAGATTCAAGGATGTAATCCATGAGGTCCTCAAGTCCCGAAGCAATGTGATTTACGTGGTCGAAGACACGGGAAAGCTTGTTGGCTCCATCGATATTCATGATTTGAAAGAGTTTTTGACTGAAGAGAGTCTGTACTCGATTGTGTTTGCTCGCGATCTTGCTATGGAGGTGAACACAGCCATGCCGGAACAATCTCTGGTTGAGGTGATGGATGCCATGTATCTCACGGATTCGGATCAGCTTCCGGTGGTGGAGAATGCGACCACCAGGAAATTCCTGGGCGTTATTACAAGACGGGACATCATCGGCGCGTATAGCCGGGAAGTTCTCAAGAAAAAAATGCTAATGGCAAAATTTGTGACTCGCGAAAAGGAGACGGAAGGAATCGATTATGTCGAGATGCCTACCGGTTACCGAATCGGTAAAGTGCCTTTGAAACAGGAACTCGAAGATCAAACCCTGCGCGAAACGAATTTCCGCACGAAATTTGGTCTGCAAGTCCTTGAGGTGCTCCGAAACTCGGGTGACGGCAAACAGGTCCGTTACATCGCTGAGCCGGGATTGAAGCTCAAGAAAGGTGACGCGCTCATCGTCATTGGAAGCGAGGAAGACATGCAGAAGTACCGTTTGTAG
- a CDS encoding RNA methyltransferase, with amino-acid sequence MRIQEVQTLDIPELKPYLTLRRPNEHIQQGIFVAEGEKVVRRLLQSGLTVVSLLLTRKWLEELNTENSLAGIDIFIADKSLLESIVGYSLHQGIMAVSRVPNEPDLHELVANVPHPFLFVALDGIVSAENVGVIVRNAGAFGAHAILADKTSSSPYLRRAVRNSMGAVFRLPVLHVNLAETLPKLACNVIAATPNADRTLQEADLAGDLCVVLGNEGSGISPEVLGKCDFQIAIPMLNDNDSLNVASASAVFLYEICVSRKLRPQN; translated from the coding sequence TTGAGAATCCAGGAAGTTCAAACGCTTGATATTCCTGAGTTGAAACCGTATCTGACACTGAGGCGTCCGAACGAACACATTCAACAGGGAATTTTCGTAGCCGAGGGCGAAAAAGTTGTTCGGCGTTTACTGCAATCCGGTCTCACTGTTGTGTCGCTGTTGCTGACGCGAAAATGGCTCGAGGAATTGAATACGGAGAATTCGCTGGCTGGAATTGATATTTTCATTGCAGACAAAAGCCTTCTAGAGTCGATCGTTGGATATTCACTACATCAGGGAATCATGGCAGTCTCCCGCGTTCCTAATGAGCCTGACCTTCACGAGTTGGTTGCGAATGTGCCTCATCCCTTTCTATTTGTTGCGTTGGATGGAATTGTGAGCGCGGAAAACGTTGGTGTCATAGTAAGAAACGCCGGCGCTTTCGGAGCGCATGCGATTCTGGCGGATAAGACCAGCAGCAGTCCTTACTTGCGGCGGGCCGTTCGAAATTCGATGGGCGCAGTATTCCGGCTGCCTGTTCTGCACGTGAACCTGGCGGAGACACTCCCGAAACTGGCGTGCAATGTGATTGCGGCAACTCCGAACGCTGATCGAACATTGCAAGAAGCCGACTTAGCCGGCGATCTATGCGTGGTTCTCGGTAATGAAGGCTCCGGAATCTCGCCTGAAGTCCTGGGGAAATGTGATTTCCAGATTGCAATTCCCATGTTGAACGACAACGATTCCTTAAATGTTGCAAGCGCATCGGCTGTTTTCTTGTATGAAATCTGTGTTTCGCGAAAGTTACGCCCGCAGAACTAA